The Streptococcus viridans genome includes a window with the following:
- the topA gene encoding type I DNA topoisomerase has product MATKTKKKTTTAKKNLVIVESPAKAKTIEKYLGRNYKVMASVGHIRDLKKSTMSIDFENNYEPEYINIRGKGPLINDLKKEAKKAKQVFLASDPDREGEAISWHLAHILQLDKEDKNRVVFNEITKDAVKNAFQEPRKIDMDLVDAQQARRVLDRIVGYSISPILWKKVKKGLSAGRVQSVALKLIIDREEEINSFQPEEYWTIDGTFKKGTKQFQANFYGMNGKKMKLQNQEDVKAVLSHLDGKEYIVEKVEKKERKRNAPLPYTTSSMQMDAANKINFRTRKTMMVAQQLYEGINIGSGVQGLITYMRTDSTRISPVAQNEAASFIVDRFGEKYSKHGSRIKNASGAQDAHEAIRPSSVYNTPEKIAKYLDKDQLKLYTLIWNRFVASQMTAAVFDTMNVRLGQNGVQYTANGSQVKFDGYLAIYNDSDKNKMLPDMEEGDTVTQVNSKPEQHFTQPPARYSEATLIKTLEENGVGRPSTYAPTIETIQKRYYVKLVAKRFEPTELGEIVNKLIVEFFPDIVNVTFTAEMEGKLDDVELGKEEWQKVIDAFYKPFSKEVAKAEEEMEKIQIKDEPAGFDCEVCGSPMVIKLGRFGKFYACSNFPDCRHTQAIVKEIGVECPNCHQGQIIERKTKRNRIFYGCNRYPECEFTSWDKPIGRDCPKCGHYLVEKKVRGGGKQVVCSNGDYEEEKVK; this is encoded by the coding sequence GTGGCTACTAAAACAAAAAAGAAAACTACAACAGCTAAAAAGAATTTAGTTATTGTGGAGTCTCCTGCGAAAGCGAAGACGATTGAGAAGTATCTTGGTAGAAATTATAAGGTCATGGCCAGCGTGGGTCATATTCGTGACTTGAAAAAATCTACCATGTCTATTGATTTTGAGAACAACTACGAACCAGAGTACATCAATATTCGCGGAAAAGGTCCTTTGATCAATGATTTGAAAAAAGAGGCTAAAAAGGCTAAACAAGTCTTTCTCGCAAGTGACCCGGACCGTGAAGGAGAAGCGATTTCTTGGCACTTGGCGCATATTCTTCAGTTGGATAAAGAAGATAAGAACCGTGTCGTTTTCAACGAAATTACCAAGGATGCGGTAAAAAACGCCTTTCAAGAACCTCGTAAGATTGATATGGATCTGGTAGATGCTCAACAAGCGCGTCGTGTCTTGGACCGGATTGTAGGGTACTCTATTTCACCAATTCTATGGAAAAAGGTGAAGAAGGGACTTTCTGCTGGTCGGGTGCAGTCCGTTGCCCTTAAATTGATCATTGACCGGGAAGAAGAAATCAATTCCTTCCAACCAGAAGAATACTGGACAATTGATGGGACCTTTAAAAAGGGAACCAAGCAATTCCAAGCCAATTTCTATGGAATGAATGGCAAGAAGATGAAACTGCAAAACCAGGAGGATGTGAAAGCTGTTCTTTCGCATCTCGATGGGAAAGAGTATATCGTTGAAAAAGTTGAGAAAAAGGAACGTAAACGCAATGCACCGCTTCCTTACACAACTTCTTCCATGCAGATGGACGCAGCCAATAAGATTAACTTCCGTACTCGTAAGACCATGATGGTGGCGCAGCAGTTGTATGAAGGAATCAATATTGGATCAGGTGTTCAAGGTTTGATCACTTATATGCGTACGGATTCGACTCGGATTAGTCCAGTCGCTCAAAATGAAGCAGCTAGCTTTATCGTTGATCGATTTGGAGAGAAGTATTCCAAGCACGGTAGCCGGATCAAGAATGCTTCTGGTGCCCAAGATGCCCATGAAGCGATTCGTCCTTCTAGCGTCTACAATACGCCTGAGAAAATTGCCAAGTACCTAGACAAGGACCAGCTCAAGCTCTACACCTTGATTTGGAATCGTTTTGTCGCTAGCCAGATGACAGCAGCCGTGTTTGATACCATGAATGTCCGTTTAGGGCAAAATGGGGTTCAATACACAGCCAATGGTAGTCAGGTGAAGTTTGACGGTTATTTAGCAATTTACAATGATTCGGATAAGAACAAGATGCTACCGGATATGGAAGAAGGGGATACCGTCACTCAGGTCAATAGCAAACCTGAACAGCACTTTACCCAACCACCAGCCCGTTATTCTGAAGCGACCTTGATTAAGACGCTAGAAGAAAATGGCGTGGGCCGTCCTTCAACTTACGCACCAACGATTGAGACCATTCAAAAACGCTATTACGTGAAGCTTGTAGCCAAACGTTTTGAACCAACCGAGTTAGGGGAAATCGTCAATAAACTAATTGTTGAATTCTTCCCAGATATCGTTAATGTGACCTTCACAGCGGAGATGGAAGGGAAACTCGATGATGTCGAACTCGGAAAAGAAGAGTGGCAAAAGGTCATTGATGCCTTCTACAAACCATTCTCTAAAGAAGTCGCGAAGGCTGAAGAAGAGATGGAAAAAATCCAAATCAAAGACGAACCAGCTGGTTTTGATTGTGAAGTCTGTGGTAGCCCGATGGTGATTAAATTAGGACGTTTTGGTAAGTTCTATGCTTGTAGTAATTTTCCAGATTGTCGTCATACTCAAGCCATTGTCAAAGAAATCGGGGTGGAGTGTCCAAATTGTCACCAAGGTCAAATCATCGAGCGTAAAACAAAGCGCAACCGTATTTTCTATGGCTGTAATCGCTACCCGGAGTGTGAATTCACCTCTTGGGACAAACCGATTGGCCGTGACTGTCCGAAATGTGGTCACTACCTAGTTGAGAAAAAAGTTCGTGGTGGCGGGAAGCAGGTCGTATGTAGCAATGGCGACTACGAAGAAGAAAAAGTGAAATAA
- a CDS encoding SatD family protein, which yields MYLALIADVIDSKMVQERFDLQKQVEKTLQKMNEVFGDYLASRFTLTLGDEFQALLKVDAPVFQIIDTLRSELTPTQLRFGIGLGEIVTAIDPLQSIGADGPAYWNARAAINLVHQKNDYGNTQIYFSSGKENQDFFVNALIASGEAIRSGWRGSQEEILLDLLKRCVYSENFSQQDLAQSLEINPSALSKRLKSSSIRVYLRGRAAALASIQSLAKGEAYDRIV from the coding sequence ATGTATCTTGCTTTGATTGCAGATGTCATTGATTCCAAAATGGTTCAAGAACGTTTTGACCTGCAAAAACAGGTAGAAAAAACGCTTCAAAAGATGAACGAAGTATTCGGGGATTACCTGGCATCCCGTTTCACTTTGACCTTGGGGGATGAGTTTCAGGCGCTTTTGAAAGTGGATGCTCCGGTTTTTCAAATCATAGATACCCTGCGTTCAGAACTAACCCCGACTCAACTTCGTTTTGGTATTGGACTTGGAGAGATTGTAACAGCTATTGATCCCTTGCAAAGTATTGGAGCGGATGGGCCAGCCTATTGGAATGCACGCGCAGCCATCAATCTGGTTCATCAGAAAAATGACTACGGTAATACCCAGATTTATTTTTCAAGTGGGAAGGAAAACCAAGACTTTTTTGTGAACGCGCTCATTGCTTCAGGAGAAGCCATTCGTTCGGGTTGGCGTGGCAGTCAGGAAGAAATCCTGCTAGATCTTCTTAAGAGATGTGTATATAGTGAGAATTTTAGCCAGCAGGACTTAGCCCAATCACTGGAGATCAACCCAAGTGCTCTCTCAAAACGATTGAAAAGCAGTAGTATTCGGGTTTATTTACGAGGAAGAGCAGCAGCACTAGCTAGTATTCAAAGCTTAGCGAAAGGAGAAGCCTATGACCGGATTGTCTAG
- a CDS encoding DUF3307 domain-containing protein yields MTGLSSIVMNPYLLLLLSCHLLSDYYFQSQKMADRKDQDRKVLGLHILYVALPLFVVSLCHLDLWWICLIILLTHAVIDYGKSWVQKQLNLSAAWTFALDQVLHVGIISFLVLWGAKNGTTYLPTDILKLIFYVLLVGKPTNIVFKILFAKYQPTMADKMDTITGAGSMIGFLERLVIGSCLVYGQFASIGLVFTAKSIARYNKISENPAFAEYYLIGSLFSILSALFAAWLCL; encoded by the coding sequence ATGACCGGATTGTCTAGTATCGTAATGAATCCATACTTGCTTCTCTTGTTGAGTTGTCATTTGTTATCGGATTATTATTTTCAAAGCCAAAAGATGGCGGATCGCAAGGATCAGGATAGGAAAGTGTTAGGTCTTCACATTCTGTATGTAGCTCTGCCTCTGTTTGTCGTTTCCCTCTGTCATCTGGATTTGTGGTGGATTTGCTTGATTATTTTGCTGACTCATGCAGTGATTGATTACGGAAAATCTTGGGTGCAAAAGCAATTGAATTTATCAGCCGCATGGACTTTTGCGCTGGATCAAGTCTTGCATGTCGGTATCATTAGTTTCCTAGTCCTTTGGGGAGCAAAAAATGGCACGACCTATCTGCCTACTGATATCCTAAAGCTAATCTTTTATGTCCTCCTAGTAGGAAAGCCGACCAATATCGTCTTTAAAATTCTCTTTGCCAAGTACCAGCCGACGATGGCGGATAAAATGGATACCATCACTGGGGCTGGTTCCATGATTGGCTTCTTAGAGCGGTTGGTTATCGGTTCCTGTCTTGTGTACGGCCAATTTGCTTCTATCGGCCTAGTCTTTACGGCCAAATCCATCGCCCGCTACAATAAAATTTCGGAGAACCCAGCCTTTGCGGAGTATTACTTGATTGGATCCTTATTCAGTATTCTATCTGCCCTCTTTGCTGCTTGGTTGTGCTTATAA
- the trmFO gene encoding methylenetetrahydrofolate--tRNA-(uracil(54)-C(5))-methyltransferase (FADH(2)-oxidizing) TrmFO has translation MSQSYINVIGAGLAGSEAAFQIAQQGIPVKLYEMRGVKSTPQHKTDNFAELVCSNSLRGDSLTNAVGLLKEEMRRLGSVILEAAEATRVPAGGALAVDREGFASRVTEKVSQHPLIEVIRDEITELPTDAITVVATGPLTSDALAEKIHALNGGDGFYFYDAAAPIIDVNTVDMSKVYLKSRYDKGEAAYLNCPMTKQEFMDFHEALINAEEAPLNSFEKEKYFEGCMPIEVMAKRGIKTMLYGPMKPVGLEYPDDYKGPRDGEFKTPYAVVQLRQDNAAGSLYNIVGFQTHLKWGEQKRVFQMIPGLENAEFVRYGVMHRNSYMDSPNLLEQTYRSKKQANLFFAGQMTGVEGYVESAASGLVAGINAARLFKGEEAAVFPETTAIGSLAHYITHADSKHFQPMNVNFGIIKELEGLRIRDKKERYEKIAERSLQDLATFIGK, from the coding sequence ATGTCTCAATCTTATATCAATGTTATCGGTGCAGGCCTTGCTGGCTCGGAAGCGGCTTTCCAGATTGCCCAACAAGGAATCCCGGTGAAGCTTTATGAAATGCGTGGGGTCAAATCCACTCCGCAACACAAAACAGACAACTTTGCTGAGTTAGTCTGTTCCAACTCTCTTCGTGGGGATTCGTTAACCAATGCTGTCGGGCTCCTCAAAGAAGAAATGCGTCGCTTGGGTTCGGTTATCCTTGAAGCAGCAGAAGCGACTCGGGTACCGGCTGGTGGAGCGCTGGCAGTGGACCGCGAAGGCTTTGCTAGTCGGGTAACTGAGAAGGTGTCCCAACACCCACTGATTGAAGTGATTCGCGATGAAATCACTGAATTGCCGACGGATGCCATCACAGTGGTCGCAACAGGACCCCTAACCAGCGATGCCTTGGCGGAAAAGATCCACGCGCTCAATGGTGGAGATGGCTTCTATTTCTATGATGCAGCAGCTCCCATCATCGATGTCAATACCGTCGATATGAGTAAGGTTTATCTTAAGTCTCGCTATGATAAAGGCGAGGCAGCCTATCTCAACTGTCCCATGACCAAACAGGAATTTATGGATTTCCATGAGGCTTTGATCAATGCAGAAGAAGCCCCACTTAACTCTTTTGAAAAAGAAAAGTATTTCGAAGGTTGTATGCCAATTGAAGTCATGGCTAAACGAGGCATCAAAACCATGCTTTATGGTCCTATGAAACCAGTTGGACTCGAGTATCCGGATGACTACAAAGGGCCTCGTGATGGGGAGTTTAAGACGCCTTACGCAGTAGTCCAGCTTCGCCAAGACAATGCGGCAGGAAGTCTCTACAATATCGTTGGTTTCCAAACGCATCTCAAGTGGGGCGAGCAAAAACGGGTCTTCCAAATGATTCCAGGTTTAGAAAATGCGGAGTTTGTGAGATATGGAGTCATGCACCGCAACTCTTACATGGATTCTCCGAACCTGCTTGAACAAACCTACCGTTCGAAGAAACAAGCCAACCTCTTTTTTGCGGGGCAAATGACAGGGGTAGAAGGCTATGTCGAGTCGGCAGCTTCAGGCTTGGTTGCTGGGATTAATGCAGCTCGTCTCTTTAAAGGTGAAGAAGCAGCTGTGTTCCCTGAAACAACAGCTATCGGAAGCTTGGCCCACTATATCACCCATGCTGATAGCAAGCACTTCCAACCGATGAATGTCAACTTTGGAATTATCAAAGAGCTAGAAGGCCTACGCATTCGGGATAAAAAGGAACGTTATGAGAAAATTGCCGAACGTTCTTTACAAGATCTGGCAACATTTATTGGAAAATAA
- a CDS encoding alpha/beta hydrolase — MNKSYFYLEMKTHELKVPYTGKLRRVRVLLPKNYETDTDRRYPVVYFHDGQNVFYSKEAYVGHSWKVIPAIKRNPDISRMIVVAIDNDGLQRMNEYSAWKYKESNIPGMQFGAKGIEYGEFVMEVVKPFIDQEYRTLADREHTAMIGSSLGGNITQFLGLEYQDQIGCLGVFSSANWLHQEAFDRYIERKKLYADQRIYIYVGTEEADDTDKTLMAGNIKQAYIDSSLRYYHDVIQQGVALENIAIRIQSGAIHHEEAWAEHLPECLRFLAEKWD, encoded by the coding sequence ATGAATAAATCCTATTTTTATTTAGAGATGAAGACACACGAGTTGAAAGTGCCTTATACCGGAAAACTCCGTCGTGTGCGGGTTTTATTACCCAAGAATTATGAAACAGATACTGATCGACGCTACCCCGTAGTTTATTTCCACGATGGGCAAAATGTCTTCTATAGCAAGGAAGCCTATGTAGGTCACTCTTGGAAAGTCATTCCAGCCATTAAGCGAAATCCTGACATTAGTCGCATGATTGTGGTTGCGATTGATAATGATGGCTTACAGCGGATGAATGAATACTCTGCCTGGAAGTATAAGGAGTCCAATATTCCTGGTATGCAATTTGGTGCCAAGGGTATTGAGTACGGAGAGTTCGTTATGGAAGTGGTCAAACCTTTCATTGATCAAGAATACCGAACGCTTGCTGATCGAGAACATACAGCCATGATTGGCTCTTCGCTTGGTGGAAATATTACCCAATTTTTGGGCCTAGAATACCAAGATCAAATCGGTTGTCTGGGAGTCTTCTCCTCTGCCAACTGGTTGCACCAAGAGGCTTTTGACCGTTATATCGAGCGTAAAAAATTATATGCAGATCAACGCATTTACATCTATGTGGGCACTGAAGAGGCTGATGATACAGATAAAACGCTGATGGCGGGGAATATCAAGCAAGCCTATATTGACTCATCTCTTCGTTACTATCATGATGTCATTCAACAAGGAGTAGCTTTAGAAAATATCGCCATTCGGATTCAATCTGGGGCTATCCACCATGAAGAAGCCTGGGCAGAGCATTTACCGGAATGTCTTCGTTTTTTAGCAGAGAAGTGGGACTAG
- a CDS encoding esterase family protein, giving the protein MNIEHLSHWSGQLNREMYLNRYGHAGIPVVVFASSGGSHNEYYDFGMIDACAQFIEEGRVQFFTLSSVDSESWLCNWKNPHDRAEMHRAYERYVIEEAIPFIKHKTGWFDPMMTTGCSMGAYHALNFFLQHPDVFNKVVALSGIYDARFFVGEFGGDEAIYQNSPSDYIWHQNDGWFIDRYRQAEIVVCTGLGAWEQDGLPSFYKLKEAFDHKNIPAWFAEWGHDVAHDWDWWRKQMPYFLGQMYL; this is encoded by the coding sequence ATGAATATTGAACATCTTAGCCACTGGAGTGGCCAACTTAACCGAGAAATGTATCTAAACCGTTATGGACATGCAGGGATTCCTGTAGTGGTCTTCGCTTCATCAGGTGGAAGCCATAATGAGTACTATGACTTTGGTATGATTGATGCCTGTGCTCAGTTTATCGAAGAAGGACGGGTTCAATTTTTCACCCTTTCAAGTGTCGATAGTGAAAGCTGGCTTTGTAATTGGAAAAACCCTCACGACCGTGCAGAAATGCATCGGGCCTATGAACGCTACGTTATTGAAGAAGCCATTCCTTTCATTAAGCACAAAACAGGCTGGTTTGATCCGATGATGACGACTGGTTGTTCTATGGGTGCCTACCACGCCCTTAATTTCTTCTTGCAACATCCGGATGTTTTTAACAAAGTTGTAGCCTTGAGTGGTATCTATGATGCTCGTTTCTTTGTTGGTGAATTTGGTGGGGATGAAGCGATTTACCAAAACTCTCCATCTGATTACATTTGGCATCAAAATGATGGCTGGTTTATCGACCGTTACCGTCAGGCGGAAATTGTCGTTTGTACCGGTCTTGGAGCTTGGGAACAAGATGGTCTACCATCTTTCTACAAACTGAAAGAAGCCTTTGACCACAAAAATATCCCTGCTTGGTTTGCTGAATGGGGACACGATGTAGCCCATGATTGGGACTGGTGGCGCAAGCAAATGCCATATTTCTTAGGACAAATGTATCTATAA